AGGCGAATCCCAGACCGGTCGCGCTGTAGATCCAGGCGCCGACACGGGCGGGGTCGGCGCCCGCGCCGGCCAGCAACTGCGTGACGAAGCCCGCCCGACCATAGCCAAGAATGAAACCGTAGGCGATGACCAGACCCGAAAACGCCAGCGGCATGCCCAGCAGCGTGATCATCCAGCGCCTGCGGCGCTCGGGCTGGCGCGCCAGTTCCACGGCCACCGCCGTCCCCACCAGCGCCGACACGCCCCCCGCGGTGAGACCCAGGGCGAGCGTATTGCGCAAGGCGCCAGGCAACAGCGGATTGGCGTACAGCCGCGCCCAGGCGCCGCCGCCTTCGGCGAGCGCCTCCAGCGCCAGCGCGGCCAAGGGCAGCACGAAGAACAGGCCCATGAAGGCCCAGGCGGGCCAGGCGCCGAAACGACCGATCATGGCGCGCCTACCTGGCCTGGATGGCCTGGGCCCACAACTGGTCCAACTCGGCCTTGCGGGCCGCGGCCTTGACCACGTCCAAGGGGCGGATCTGCGGCGCGGCGGGCATGCGCGCGGCGGCCTCGGCCGGCAGGGAGACATCGCGCCGCGACGGCCGCACGAAGCCTTGCGCGAACAGGCGCTGGCCGACATCGCTCATGATGAAGTTGAGCCACAGCCTGCCCGCGTTCGGATTGGGGCCGTCCTTGACCAGGCTGATCGCATAGGGCGCCGCCACGCTGGCTTCACTGGGGATCACGATTTCGCAGGCGTCTCCCATCCCGTCCGCGTGCCGGGCTTTCAGGCCATCGTTTTCGTAGCCGATCCAGACCGGGATCTCGCCCTTCAGGAACTTGGCGTAAGGCGTGGTGCCCTCCACCCGCTGCACATTGCCCGCTGCATGCAGGCGGCCGAGGTAGTCGGTGCCCGCCTTGACATTGTCCTCGTCGCCGCCGTTGCCGTAGGCCGCCGCGAAAGTCAGCACCTGGCCCACGCCGGTGCTGCGCGGATCGAGATAGGTCACCGCGTTCCGGTATTCGGGCTTGAGCAGGTCGGCCCACCCCTCGGGAGCACGGGCGACGAGCTTGCGGTTGACCAGGAAAGCGATGTTCAGCGTGTGCACCGTGAACCAGCGGCCTTCGGCCTCGCGGAACACCTCGGGCAGCTGCTCGAAGCCCACGGGGCGGAAAGGCGCCACCAGGTCCTTGCGCGCCGCGTCGACCGCCGAGGCCGCGAAGTAATAGGCGGTGTCGGCCTGCGGGCGTCGCCGCATCTTTTCAAGCGCCACCACCGTGGCGGCGGACCCCAGGTCGTTGTAGGTCAGCTCGATGTCCGGATAGCGTTGCTTGAATTCGCGGAACAGCGCCTTCCAGTTGGCCCATTCCGGTCCGGTATCGAAAGAGACGCACATCCCTTCCTTGCGCGCCGCTTCGTACAGCGCCTTCTCGCCGGCATATAGCTCGGGACCGCCCACGGCGGCCGCGCGCCGCGCCAGCGCCGCCAGCGGCAAGGCGCCGGCGGCCTGGATGAATCGTCTGCGTTGCATCGTGAAGCTCCTTGAGCGGCAAGTGAAATGGGATCAATCGTCCAGCAGGCAAATACGCGCGGGATCGATGGCGATGGCGCCGGCGACCGGCAGGCTGCCTTGCGCGAGAAAGGGCGCGGACGCCCCGGGCACCTCGAAGTCGTAGCGCGTGACGGCGCCCAGATAACGCACGGCGCCGACCCTGCCCTCCAGACGATTGGGCGCGCCAGGCGGCGGATCGGCCTCGACATGCTCGGGACGCACCAGCACATGCACCGCCCGGCCCGGCGCGCGCGCGCCCGTCGCCGTGGCCAGTCGGGCAAAGCCCACGTCGACGCGATCCGGCGCGGCGACCCGGCCGGGCAGCAACGTGGACAGCCCCACGAACTCGGCCACGGCCCGGCATGCCGGCCGCTCATACAACACGTGCGGCGCGGCGATCTGCAGCAGACGACCGTCCTTGAGCACCGCCACCCGGTCGGCCATGGCCAGCGCCTCTTCCTGGTCGTGGGTGACCAGCAGCGT
The Achromobacter sp. AONIH1 DNA segment above includes these coding regions:
- a CDS encoding ABC transporter permease is translated as MIGRFGAWPAWAFMGLFFVLPLAALALEALAEGGGAWARLYANPLLPGALRNTLALGLTAGGVSALVGTAVAVELARQPERRRRWMITLLGMPLAFSGLVIAYGFILGYGRAGFVTQLLAGAGADPARVGAWIYSATGLGFAYVYYLVPRVALSLYPVFANLDLRPMLAARTLGATRWRAFRDTVLAQVAPSVLANACLVAAIAMGTYGTALALAGTQLNILPLMLYAQIGDGGSDFGVAAALSLLLMALCVAVMGVGDALARRRR
- a CDS encoding extracellular solute-binding protein, with translation MQRRRFIQAAGALPLAALARRAAAVGGPELYAGEKALYEAARKEGMCVSFDTGPEWANWKALFREFKQRYPDIELTYNDLGSAATVVALEKMRRRPQADTAYYFAASAVDAARKDLVAPFRPVGFEQLPEVFREAEGRWFTVHTLNIAFLVNRKLVARAPEGWADLLKPEYRNAVTYLDPRSTGVGQVLTFAAAYGNGGDEDNVKAGTDYLGRLHAAGNVQRVEGTTPYAKFLKGEIPVWIGYENDGLKARHADGMGDACEIVIPSEASVAAPYAISLVKDGPNPNAGRLWLNFIMSDVGQRLFAQGFVRPSRRDVSLPAEAAARMPAAPQIRPLDVVKAAARKAELDQLWAQAIQAR